One part of the Dyadobacter sp. 676 genome encodes these proteins:
- a CDS encoding glycosyltransferase family 4 protein, which translates to MKILAIHNILWSHYKAKIFTELHRRLQKDGIDFFVLQLAFSELSRLGLKADLSIHTYPYKVLFPGKAIEHIGHLKKTKQLLAALREHQPDIVYLNGYYDPSYWFVVGYCKARKIKIVLDFESSEISRRRVWWKERLKKLFLNQCDALVCLGQKAAEYALEAGSRAGAHYEHQKCGRRQ; encoded by the coding sequence ATGAAAATACTGGCTATCCATAACATCCTCTGGTCACATTACAAGGCCAAAATTTTCACAGAACTGCACCGGCGGCTGCAAAAAGACGGCATCGATTTTTTTGTACTGCAACTGGCATTCAGCGAACTGAGCCGGCTCGGCCTGAAAGCCGATCTGAGCATTCACACTTATCCCTACAAAGTCCTTTTTCCCGGCAAGGCCATCGAGCACATCGGCCATTTGAAAAAAACAAAGCAATTGCTGGCCGCCTTGCGTGAGCATCAGCCCGACATTGTTTACCTGAATGGTTATTACGACCCTTCCTATTGGTTTGTCGTGGGTTATTGTAAAGCGCGTAAAATAAAGATCGTACTGGATTTCGAGAGCAGCGAAATCAGCCGACGGAGGGTCTGGTGGAAAGAAAGGCTGAAAAAATTATTTCTGAACCAATGCGACGCGCTCGTGTGCCTCGGACAGAAGGCTGCCGAATACGCACTGGAAGCTGGGAGTCGGGCGGGAGCGCATTACGAGCACCAAAAATGTGGGCGTAGACAATGA
- a CDS encoding glycosyltransferase family 4 protein, translating into MGVDNDALLEIFTRELPLRARRKAEMGLPPRNFLYAGRFVERKNLDMLIRAFHEAKSLAVQGNDWGLILSGEGNQKARLQELVRSLGCDSVHWMDSCEWYEVPIRYTLADVAVLPSTFEPFGFVTNEAMVYSMPVLVSERCGSAHDLVIDGLNGFRFDPFNQSSFTSKLLWFMDHPQKFSQMGVNGKAIIDQWAPDAVTEELISSFHKVSIHG; encoded by the coding sequence GTGGGCGTAGACAATGACGCATTGCTCGAAATCTTTACCCGCGAGCTCCCGTTGCGTGCGCGGCGCAAGGCGGAAATGGGACTTCCGCCCCGCAATTTCCTGTATGCCGGCCGGTTTGTGGAGCGAAAAAACCTGGATATGCTCATAAGGGCATTTCATGAAGCGAAAAGTCTGGCTGTACAAGGCAACGACTGGGGCCTGATCCTGAGCGGTGAGGGAAACCAGAAAGCACGGCTGCAAGAGCTGGTCCGCTCGCTGGGGTGCGATTCGGTGCATTGGATGGACTCTTGCGAATGGTACGAGGTACCGATCCGCTACACGTTGGCCGATGTGGCCGTATTGCCCAGCACATTCGAGCCATTCGGGTTTGTGACCAACGAGGCGATGGTGTATTCCATGCCGGTGCTGGTTTCGGAGCGCTGCGGGAGCGCCCACGATCTCGTCATCGACGGGCTTAACGGGTTTCGCTTCGATCCCTTCAACCAATCCAGTTTTACGAGCAAACTGCTGTGGTTCATGGACCATCCTCAGAAATTCAGTCAAATGGGTGTCAACGGAAAAGCCATCATCGACCAATGGGCGCCGGACGCGGTTACAGAAGAACTCATATCATCATTTCACAAAGTATCCATACATGGTTAA
- a CDS encoding NAD-dependent epimerase/dehydratase family protein — protein sequence MVNKHNKTVLVTGGAGYIGSELVRILLQSDFRVVVFDNLSFGGESLLGFWGNPAFRFIKGDLRNDEEVRAALQGIDYVCHLAAIVGEPPCKKYPELALEVNWNASVRLYELCEEADIERFVFASTCSNYGKMATADSLLDETAGLTPISLYSETKVNFEKYLLSRENSTITRTILRFSTVYGVSPRPRFDLTVNEFTRDAALGKPLLIYGENFWRPYCHVSDLARSVEMVLTAEKEKVDGEAFNVGDTAQNFTKKMLAAEIGKAISSLEVNYHPVVTDPRDYKVNCDKIKKVLGFHISKTVPEGIQEIAALFQKQVISEPMNARYGNV from the coding sequence ATGGTTAACAAACACAACAAAACCGTGCTCGTAACAGGTGGGGCGGGTTATATCGGTTCCGAGCTGGTCAGGATTCTTTTACAAAGCGATTTTCGGGTGGTCGTTTTCGATAACCTTTCCTTTGGCGGTGAATCGCTGCTCGGCTTTTGGGGAAACCCGGCATTCAGGTTCATAAAAGGCGATCTCCGGAATGACGAAGAGGTCCGGGCGGCATTGCAAGGTATCGATTATGTGTGCCATCTGGCCGCGATCGTCGGTGAGCCTCCCTGCAAAAAGTATCCCGAGCTGGCCCTTGAAGTCAACTGGAATGCCTCGGTGCGCCTGTATGAACTTTGCGAGGAGGCTGATATCGAACGGTTCGTATTCGCTTCGACTTGCAGCAATTACGGAAAAATGGCGACCGCCGATTCCCTGCTCGACGAAACGGCCGGGCTGACCCCCATTTCTTTATACTCCGAGACAAAAGTAAATTTTGAAAAATATCTGCTTAGCCGGGAGAACAGCACTATCACACGCACTATTCTTCGTTTTTCTACCGTTTACGGCGTTTCGCCAAGACCACGATTCGACCTCACCGTCAACGAATTCACACGCGATGCGGCTTTGGGCAAACCATTGCTGATCTACGGTGAAAACTTCTGGCGGCCCTATTGCCATGTAAGCGATCTGGCACGCTCCGTTGAAATGGTCCTTACAGCCGAAAAAGAGAAAGTCGACGGCGAAGCGTTCAATGTGGGCGACACGGCCCAGAACTTCACCAAAAAAATGCTGGCCGCCGAGATCGGCAAGGCAATTTCTTCCCTCGAAGTCAACTATCACCCGGTAGTTACCGATCCGCGGGATTATAAAGTGAACTGCGATAAAATCAAAAAGGTCCTGGGTTTTCATATTTCCAAGACTGTCCCCGAAGGCATTCAGGAAATAGCCGCCCTCTTTCAGAAACAAGTGATCAGCGAACCGATGAACGCACGCTATGGAAACGTCTGA
- a CDS encoding LegC family aminotransferase, translating into METSDHAPIPLCEPNLNGREKAYMAEAVDSNWLSNGSFLTRFERQLADYTGAAHVIGVCNGTSALQAALTLAGVEKGDLVLVPDLTFVATANAVKYLGADPVMVDIDPATWLMDLDLLLDFLEHRTYLTNAGCFLRENHRRVSAIVPVHLLGNVCEMDRLSAIAAAFSLRVVEDAACSLGSFRNGQHSGTFGSMGTMSFNSNKIITTAGGGAILTNSDILAKRARHLITQAKSHATEYIHNDLGYNFRLVNPLAAMGCAQMEQLPSFLKTKKEIAAHYRHEFMELGATFQQLAPGTESNYWHPAILVDGSRELIAALASENIETRPLWTPIHTLRVFRNDLFVSLENISSSVSKRGMMLPCSTSISNDQLERVCSTVRNLLHNQSIKF; encoded by the coding sequence ATGGAAACGTCTGACCACGCCCCTATCCCACTTTGCGAGCCCAATCTGAACGGCCGCGAAAAAGCATACATGGCGGAAGCCGTTGACTCCAACTGGCTTTCGAACGGCAGTTTTCTGACCCGGTTCGAACGGCAACTGGCCGATTACACGGGTGCCGCACATGTGATCGGCGTATGCAACGGCACGAGTGCGTTGCAGGCAGCGCTTACGCTCGCAGGTGTGGAAAAAGGAGATTTGGTACTCGTTCCCGACCTGACGTTCGTAGCAACCGCCAATGCCGTCAAATACCTGGGCGCCGATCCGGTGATGGTCGATATCGATCCGGCCACCTGGCTGATGGACCTGGATTTGCTGCTTGATTTTCTCGAACACCGGACATACCTGACCAACGCCGGCTGCTTTCTCCGGGAAAACCATCGACGGGTGAGCGCGATCGTCCCGGTGCATTTGCTGGGAAATGTCTGCGAAATGGATCGGTTGTCGGCCATCGCAGCAGCATTTTCTTTGAGGGTCGTTGAAGACGCCGCCTGCTCGCTGGGATCATTCAGGAACGGGCAGCATTCGGGGACATTCGGATCTATGGGCACAATGAGCTTTAACAGCAACAAGATCATTACCACCGCCGGCGGAGGAGCCATTCTGACCAACAGTGATATATTGGCAAAGCGTGCCCGGCATTTGATAACCCAGGCTAAAAGCCATGCTACCGAATATATTCACAACGACCTCGGATATAACTTCCGGCTCGTAAACCCGCTGGCAGCCATGGGGTGCGCACAGATGGAGCAATTGCCTTCATTTTTAAAAACGAAAAAGGAAATCGCCGCGCATTACCGGCACGAATTCATGGAGCTGGGTGCTACGTTTCAACAACTCGCGCCCGGCACCGAATCCAACTACTGGCATCCGGCCATACTGGTGGACGGCAGCCGGGAACTCATTGCCGCACTCGCATCCGAAAATATCGAGACGAGGCCGTTGTGGACGCCCATTCATACACTTCGGGTGTTTCGGAATGACCTGTTTGTGAGTCTCGAAAACATATCTTCGTCCGTGTCGAAGCGCGGTATGATGCTTCCCTGTTCAACCTCCATTTCGAACGACCAGCTCGAACGGGTTTGTAGTACGGTCAGGAATCTGCTCCATAACCAGAGTATCAAATTCTGA
- a CDS encoding sugar phosphate nucleotidyltransferase, giving the protein MHWNTDMGRWPLNVVIMAGGKGTRLKPLTDNTHKSLISVAGKPIVRHLIDHLAAHGLHDIHISVGHLSEQIIEYLGDGGELGISIRYIRERIPMGSIGAMTLKQRWQQEHFLVINGDIYSNFDIGSFCTEYFARNADMAVLAVPNVVKVPYGVLEMVTDGQISRFSEKPDYEFMVNAGVYIFNGKVLNLMPKGIAYEGWQLIQAALHAGLHVAGIPQTKGYWIDIGSMETLRKAQEMSRIDVPSE; this is encoded by the coding sequence ATGCATTGGAACACCGACATGGGCCGCTGGCCATTGAATGTGGTCATTATGGCCGGGGGAAAAGGCACCCGGCTGAAACCGCTGACCGACAATACCCACAAATCGCTTATATCCGTGGCGGGTAAACCTATTGTGAGGCACCTGATCGACCATTTGGCGGCACATGGACTGCACGATATCCATATTTCCGTGGGACATTTGTCGGAGCAGATTATCGAATACCTTGGCGACGGCGGGGAACTGGGCATTTCCATCCGGTACATCCGCGAACGTATTCCAATGGGCAGTATCGGCGCCATGACGCTCAAACAACGCTGGCAGCAGGAACATTTCCTGGTAATCAACGGAGATATTTACTCCAATTTCGACATCGGGAGTTTTTGCACCGAATATTTTGCGAGAAACGCCGACATGGCCGTCCTGGCGGTCCCTAATGTGGTCAAAGTGCCATATGGTGTACTCGAAATGGTCACCGACGGCCAAATAAGCCGTTTTTCCGAAAAACCCGATTATGAGTTCATGGTCAATGCGGGCGTGTATATTTTCAACGGCAAAGTACTGAACCTCATGCCGAAGGGAATTGCCTATGAAGGCTGGCAATTGATCCAGGCGGCATTGCACGCGGGGTTGCACGTTGCAGGGATTCCGCAAACAAAGGGTTACTGGATTGACATCGGCAGTATGGAAACGCTACGGAAGGCGCAGGAAATGAGCCGCATAGACGTTCCGTCGGAATAG
- a CDS encoding carboxypeptidase regulatory-like domain-containing protein, producing MNKLLLIVSLLTLPILRLYAQDEPSTTYPITGKLEDTEKKPVPFANVALLAAKDSTLLGGGTADENGLFTIPAEPGNYLLKITFLAMDEKIIPNVRVAAQPVALGTITLTSSSRVLEELVVQGEKSQMDLQLDKRVFNVGKDLANIGGNASDILNNMPSVTVDVEGNVALRGSGNVRILIDGKQSGMVGLNPAEALRQIPADLIESVEIITNPSSRYDAEGEVGILNIVMKKISATG from the coding sequence ATGAATAAATTATTGCTGATCGTTTCACTGCTGACACTCCCGATTCTGCGACTGTATGCGCAGGATGAGCCTTCGACGACCTACCCCATCACCGGCAAACTCGAAGATACGGAAAAGAAGCCGGTACCATTCGCCAATGTGGCGCTCCTTGCCGCAAAAGACTCGACGCTCCTCGGTGGTGGTACCGCAGATGAAAACGGATTGTTCACGATCCCGGCCGAACCCGGCAATTACCTGCTCAAGATCACGTTCCTGGCAATGGATGAAAAAATTATCCCGAACGTCCGCGTGGCCGCCCAGCCGGTCGCATTGGGAACGATTACCCTTACTTCCAGCTCCCGTGTGCTGGAAGAACTGGTTGTCCAGGGCGAAAAAAGCCAGATGGACCTGCAACTGGACAAGCGGGTTTTCAATGTGGGAAAAGATCTCGCCAATATTGGCGGCAACGCTTCCGACATTCTCAACAATATGCCCTCGGTCACTGTGGATGTTGAAGGGAATGTAGCGCTGCGAGGCAGCGGGAATGTCCGCATTCTCATCGACGGTAAGCAATCGGGTATGGTGGGCCTGAACCCCGCCGAGGCCCTCCGGCAAATCCCCGCGGATCTTATCGAGAGTGTGGAGATCATTACCAACCCGTCGTCGCGCTATGACGCGGAAGGTGAAGTAGGTATCCTGAATATCGTCATGAAAAAAATATCCGCTACGGGTTGA
- a CDS encoding outer membrane beta-barrel family protein — protein MNGTFTGTAGYPSNFGASFNVNYRKKKVNLIANYGWMYRDGPGRGHSRQEYNSADTSFVYEQTNRRNRAGYSNNVRVGLDYFLNNHNTITATLSYRKSHNDNKSRLEYRDFDMNNVLTRTVTRTEDETEPRTNIEAALNYRKTFERKGQSLSFDAKYILSDETEASRYHEVADNNTVDIRQRSYNTEDEKNFLAQLDYIHPFGKEGKLEAGLKTSIRLLDNDFSVHQQLEPGYWVVLPDYDNRLAYDEKIHAAYLMASNQFGKIFVQAGLRGEYTDILTELKKTAKTNHRQYFNLFPSIHLSYKLEDAQTLQLSYSYRLSRPNFRDLLPFSNFSDSRVFRAGNPLLNPEFTHSFEAGHLLNMNKGTLLSSIYYRRRLGVVENITSVDSTGFTTITPINLSTGDSYGFEFNLTYDPTPWWKMTANANVFRAVNEGYYNDMLYKSDTYSWTSRLSSRVTLFGSVDFQASFNYRAPRRTTQGKDLSIYFIDLGLSKDILKGRGTLTASVRDLLNSQKRRSITENAGYYSYSVFQWRPRQFLLTFSYRLNRSKEKQNFDKQGGDMGDEE, from the coding sequence TTGAACGGCACATTTACGGGAACCGCCGGATATCCCTCCAATTTCGGAGCGTCTTTTAATGTCAACTATCGTAAAAAGAAGGTAAACTTGATCGCCAACTACGGCTGGATGTACCGCGACGGCCCGGGACGCGGGCATTCGCGACAGGAATACAACAGCGCCGATACCAGTTTTGTATACGAGCAAACCAACAGGCGCAACCGGGCGGGCTATTCCAACAACGTAAGGGTGGGCCTGGACTATTTTTTAAACAACCATAACACCATCACGGCGACCCTCTCCTATCGCAAGTCGCACAACGACAATAAGTCGCGTCTCGAATACCGGGATTTCGACATGAATAACGTTCTCACGCGCACCGTCACGCGCACCGAAGACGAAACCGAGCCGCGAACCAATATCGAGGCGGCGTTGAATTACCGGAAAACCTTCGAAAGGAAAGGACAGAGCCTGTCGTTCGATGCGAAATACATTCTTAGCGACGAAACGGAAGCATCCCGCTATCATGAGGTGGCCGACAACAATACTGTCGATATCCGCCAGCGCTCGTATAATACGGAAGATGAAAAGAACTTTCTCGCGCAGCTGGATTACATTCATCCCTTCGGCAAAGAAGGCAAGCTGGAAGCCGGGTTAAAAACATCCATTCGGTTACTGGACAATGATTTCTCCGTCCACCAGCAACTGGAACCCGGATACTGGGTCGTTCTTCCCGATTACGACAACCGGCTCGCCTACGACGAGAAAATCCATGCGGCGTACCTCATGGCCAGCAATCAGTTCGGTAAAATCTTTGTCCAGGCAGGTTTGCGCGGAGAATACACCGACATCCTGACGGAACTGAAAAAAACTGCCAAAACCAATCACCGCCAATATTTCAACCTGTTTCCCAGCATTCATTTATCCTACAAACTGGAAGATGCGCAGACATTGCAACTGAGTTACAGCTACCGGCTGAGCCGGCCTAATTTCAGGGATTTGCTGCCTTTCTCCAATTTCAGCGATTCACGCGTCTTCCGAGCAGGTAACCCGCTGCTGAATCCCGAATTCACGCACTCCTTCGAGGCAGGCCATTTGCTGAATATGAATAAAGGGACATTGCTTTCGAGCATTTACTACCGCCGCAGACTGGGAGTGGTTGAGAACATTACTTCGGTAGATTCTACCGGTTTCACCACCATTACCCCTATTAACCTGTCCACCGGCGATTCCTACGGCTTTGAATTCAACCTCACTTATGACCCAACACCGTGGTGGAAAATGACCGCCAACGCCAATGTTTTCAGGGCGGTGAACGAAGGGTACTACAATGACATGCTTTACAAAAGCGACACTTATTCCTGGACCAGCCGGTTGTCGTCGCGCGTTACACTCTTCGGGTCGGTGGATTTCCAGGCATCCTTCAACTACCGGGCACCGCGACGAACCACGCAGGGAAAGGACCTTTCGATCTATTTTATCGACCTTGGTTTATCCAAAGATATTCTCAAAGGCCGCGGCACACTCACGGCGAGCGTCCGGGATTTACTGAATTCACAGAAACGCCGGAGCATTACCGAGAATGCAGGTTACTATTCCTATTCGGTATTCCAATGGCGGCCCCGGCAGTTTCTGCTTACGTTTTCATACCGCCTGAACCGGTCGAAAGAGAAACAGAACTTCGACAAACAGGGAGGCGATATGGGTGATGAAGAGTAA
- a CDS encoding S1-like domain-containing RNA-binding protein, with the protein MLFIGKYNYLTIERITSVGMFLSDVEGEEVLLPNQYITDDMQVGDQIKVFVYLDSEDRPVATTQTPKIIRNEFAFLEVTDVSEYGAFLDWGLIKDLFVPFREQPKPMQVGEWHVVFLYLDQKTQRLLASAKIDKFLENERLTVKEGEEVDLLVWQKTDLGYNVVVNQYHKGLIYANEVFQPLHIGDSLKGYIKKIREENKLDISLQKTGYEVVEPVAKQILEEIRTGKGFLNLSDNSSPEAIYNRLKISKKVFKKAIGGLYKQGIIRIEEDGVYLVTKS; encoded by the coding sequence ATGCTGTTTATCGGAAAATACAATTATCTCACCATCGAGCGGATCACGAGTGTCGGCATGTTCCTGAGTGACGTCGAGGGTGAAGAAGTGCTGCTTCCCAATCAATACATCACAGACGACATGCAGGTCGGTGACCAGATCAAGGTATTCGTGTACCTCGATTCAGAAGACCGTCCGGTGGCCACCACGCAAACGCCGAAAATTATCCGGAACGAGTTCGCATTTCTGGAAGTAACGGATGTTTCCGAATATGGTGCGTTTCTCGACTGGGGGCTTATTAAAGACCTTTTCGTTCCTTTCCGCGAGCAACCGAAACCAATGCAGGTCGGCGAATGGCATGTGGTGTTCCTCTATCTCGATCAAAAAACGCAGCGTCTCCTGGCCTCTGCGAAAATCGATAAATTCCTCGAAAACGAACGGCTCACCGTCAAAGAAGGTGAAGAAGTGGATCTGCTGGTGTGGCAAAAAACAGACTTGGGTTATAACGTAGTCGTCAACCAGTACCACAAAGGGCTTATTTATGCCAACGAAGTATTCCAGCCGTTGCATATCGGCGATTCGCTGAAAGGCTATATCAAAAAAATCCGTGAAGAAAACAAGCTGGACATCAGTTTGCAAAAAACGGGTTACGAAGTCGTGGAACCCGTTGCCAAACAGATTTTGGAGGAGATCAGAACCGGCAAGGGCTTCCTGAACCTATCCGATAACTCGTCGCCGGAGGCTATTTATAACAGGTTAAAAATCAGCAAAAAAGTATTTAAAAAGGCAATTGGCGGGTTGTACAAGCAGGGAATTATCCGTATTGAAGAAGATGGAGTATATCTTGTTACGAAAAGTTGA
- a CDS encoding amidohydrolase family protein: MFKQLSTILACMAFTVYCRAQETFPRNGAYDERPGRYAFTNATIVVDPKTTIENAAMLIENGVIRETGKQVKIPAGTVTVDLRGKFIYASLIELDSDYGMPEVRRAQGGGGRQTPQLESNKKGAFGWNQAIQPETDASILFTPDPKKAGDLRKLGFGTVLVHSHDGIVRGSGALVTLTDEPANKAMLNSKASAHFSFGKGSSSQTYPSSGMGVVALLRQNYYDADWYAKGGNRKETNLSLEAFNQIKGLPSFFETNDKFSVLRADRIGDEFGIQYIIRGGGDEYQRIREIKESKATLLLPLVFPDAYDVTDPWDAEVVTMSQLKHWELAPRNASEVAKAEIPFALTTSGLRNKADFWKNLRTAIEYGLPKERALAALTTLPASLIKADDQIGSLKPGMLANFIITSGDLFSKDNVIYENWVQGRKFVLTALDAPDVRGTYSLSLNNQPAGKLQITGSPEKPEYKIVVQDSIKITPKAILANALLTLTYQQDKKAGGTTRLTGWLRGNGFTGEGVLPNGTVIPWSATLTEKYTAIAAADTAKPKSRETGPIVYPFVGFGNEILPAKENVLIKNATIWTNEKEGILTNADVIVQNGKIAKVGKGLSAPSGARTIDGTGKHLTSGIIDEHSHIALFSINEGGQSSSAEVRMSDVINPDDINIYRQLAGGVTASHLLHGSANSIGGQSAMIKLKWGASQSEMLVPGVKTIKFALGENVKQSNWGDVQRVRFPQTRMGVEQIYFDHFLRAKEYAANWKNYNANAKKQHIAPPRRDLELDALAEILDNQRFITCHSYVQSEINMLMHVADSLRFKINTFTHILEGYKLADGMQKRGIGGSTFADWWAYKMEVKEAIPYNAALMYHEGVTVAINSDDAEMARRLNQEAAKTVEYGGVPEEEAWKMVTLNPAKLLHVDDRMGSVKAGKDADLVLWNANPLSVYARPEFTMIEGAIYFDRKKDEEKQKSMSIERERLIQKMLGEKADGKPTQKPEAVKPHMWHCEDVAGVHGEHTYESGR; the protein is encoded by the coding sequence ATGTTTAAACAATTATCAACGATATTAGCCTGTATGGCGTTCACGGTTTATTGTCGTGCGCAGGAAACCTTCCCCAGGAACGGCGCTTATGACGAGCGGCCCGGCAGGTATGCTTTTACAAATGCTACGATCGTGGTAGACCCTAAAACGACGATCGAGAATGCGGCCATGCTGATCGAAAACGGGGTGATCCGGGAAACGGGGAAACAAGTGAAAATCCCGGCCGGTACAGTCACGGTCGACCTGAGAGGAAAATTCATTTATGCTTCGCTCATCGAGCTGGATTCAGACTATGGGATGCCGGAGGTAAGAAGGGCGCAGGGCGGAGGCGGCCGGCAAACTCCCCAACTTGAGTCGAACAAAAAAGGTGCGTTCGGCTGGAATCAGGCTATCCAGCCTGAAACGGACGCCAGCATCCTTTTTACACCCGATCCCAAAAAGGCCGGCGACCTGCGGAAACTCGGGTTCGGGACCGTGCTGGTACATTCGCACGACGGCATCGTGCGTGGAAGCGGCGCGCTTGTGACCCTTACCGACGAGCCGGCGAACAAGGCAATGCTCAATAGCAAGGCGTCGGCGCATTTCTCTTTTGGAAAAGGGAGCTCGTCGCAGACATACCCTTCATCGGGAATGGGCGTCGTGGCGTTGCTCCGGCAAAACTACTATGATGCAGATTGGTATGCCAAAGGCGGCAACAGGAAAGAAACCAACCTCTCACTGGAAGCATTCAACCAGATCAAAGGATTGCCTTCGTTTTTTGAAACCAATGACAAATTCAGCGTTCTGCGCGCCGACAGGATCGGGGATGAGTTTGGAATACAATACATTATCCGTGGAGGCGGCGATGAATACCAGCGTATCCGGGAGATTAAGGAGAGCAAAGCGACCTTGTTGCTGCCGCTCGTATTCCCCGATGCATATGATGTAACCGACCCCTGGGATGCGGAAGTAGTGACGATGAGCCAGTTGAAGCACTGGGAGCTGGCCCCGCGCAACGCCTCGGAGGTAGCGAAGGCGGAAATTCCGTTCGCATTGACGACCTCGGGTTTAAGAAATAAAGCCGATTTCTGGAAAAATCTCAGAACCGCCATCGAATACGGCCTGCCGAAGGAGCGTGCATTGGCTGCGCTGACGACCCTTCCCGCATCGCTCATTAAAGCCGACGATCAAATAGGGAGCCTGAAACCGGGAATGCTGGCCAATTTCATCATCACTTCCGGAGATCTGTTTTCGAAAGACAATGTGATTTATGAAAACTGGGTTCAGGGCAGGAAATTTGTGCTGACCGCCCTGGATGCACCGGATGTACGAGGTACTTACTCGCTATCGCTGAACAATCAACCCGCCGGAAAATTACAGATCACCGGCTCACCGGAAAAACCCGAGTATAAGATTGTAGTGCAGGATTCCATCAAGATTACCCCCAAGGCAATCCTTGCCAATGCATTACTTACATTAACTTATCAGCAGGACAAAAAAGCAGGCGGAACAACCCGGCTTACGGGCTGGCTCAGGGGAAACGGGTTTACGGGCGAAGGTGTGCTGCCGAACGGAACGGTTATTCCATGGAGCGCTACCCTTACGGAAAAGTATACCGCCATTGCCGCCGCCGATACCGCGAAGCCGAAAAGCAGGGAAACGGGGCCCATTGTTTATCCGTTCGTGGGCTTCGGTAATGAAATATTGCCCGCCAAAGAAAACGTACTGATCAAAAATGCGACGATCTGGACGAATGAAAAGGAAGGCATCCTGACGAATGCGGACGTAATCGTTCAAAACGGGAAAATCGCCAAAGTAGGTAAAGGCCTGTCGGCGCCGTCCGGTGCGAGGACGATCGACGGCACAGGCAAGCACCTCACCAGCGGCATTATCGACGAGCATTCGCATATCGCGCTTTTCAGCATTAATGAAGGCGGGCAGTCGAGCTCCGCGGAAGTGCGCATGAGCGATGTGATCAATCCCGATGACATTAATATTTACCGGCAGCTGGCGGGCGGTGTAACAGCCTCGCACTTGCTGCACGGTTCGGCGAATTCCATTGGCGGGCAGAGCGCGATGATCAAGCTGAAATGGGGCGCAAGCCAGTCGGAAATGCTTGTGCCGGGAGTGAAGACGATCAAATTCGCACTGGGCGAGAACGTGAAGCAGTCGAACTGGGGCGATGTGCAGCGCGTACGCTTCCCGCAGACACGCATGGGCGTAGAGCAAATTTATTTCGACCATTTCCTGCGTGCGAAAGAATATGCCGCCAATTGGAAAAATTATAATGCAAATGCAAAAAAGCAGCATATTGCGCCGCCTCGCCGGGACCTCGAACTCGACGCACTCGCAGAAATACTGGACAATCAGCGCTTCATCACCTGCCATTCCTACGTCCAATCGGAAATCAATATGCTAATGCACGTCGCTGATTCACTGCGATTCAAAATCAATACCTTTACTCACATCCTGGAAGGTTATAAACTAGCCGACGGAATGCAGAAAAGAGGCATCGGCGGCTCCACGTTTGCGGATTGGTGGGCTTATAAAATGGAAGTGAAAGAGGCAATTCCTTACAATGCCGCGCTGATGTACCATGAGGGCGTAACCGTCGCAATTAACTCCGATGACGCCGAAATGGCCCGGAGACTGAACCAGGAGGCCGCGAAAACGGTCGAATATGGCGGTGTGCCCGAAGAGGAGGCCTGGAAAATGGTGACTTTGAACCCTGCCAAACTCCTTCATGTCGACGACCGTATGGGGAGCGTGAAGGCAGGTAAGGATGCCGACCTGGTGCTCTGGAATGCCAACCCGCTATCGGTTTACGCAAGGCCGGAATTCACGATGATCGAGGGTGCGATTTACTTTGACCGCAAGAAAGACGAGGAGAAGCAAAAATCGATGTCGATTGAGCGTGAACGCCTGATCCAGAAAATGCTCGGGGAAAAAGCCGACGGCAAACCTACCCAAAAACCGGAAGCCGTGAAGCCGCATATGTGGCACTGCGAGGATGTGGCGGGCGTTCATGGAGAACATACCTACGAATCGGGCAGATAA